One Oryzomonas sagensis DNA segment encodes these proteins:
- a CDS encoding pseudouridine synthase: protein MGISKHPSVVTMPKAERPYPTILSFLSGRFPTISREIWEGRIREGKVLDEGGQCITLDTEYAPLRRIFYFREVGAEPSIPFSEKILFQDNQILVACKPHFLPVTPGGRYVDECLLNRLRTSTGIEELAPLHRIDRETAGLVLFSVNRGSRGIYGQLFMDGRVEKTYQALAACRPLQEPGAWDVANRIERGEPWFRMKAVPGVANARSTIHLVEVRGALARFVLHPHTGKTHQLRLHMSGLGFGILNDRYYPELQAEREDNFATPLQLVAQRLRFRDPLSGRAREFVSERTLLWQPA from the coding sequence ATGGGGATTTCGAAACACCCTTCCGTCGTGACCATGCCGAAGGCCGAGAGGCCGTACCCCACCATCCTCTCTTTCCTGAGCGGGAGATTCCCCACGATCTCCCGGGAAATTTGGGAAGGGAGGATCAGGGAGGGCAAGGTCCTCGACGAGGGGGGGCAGTGCATAACCCTGGACACGGAATACGCCCCCTTGCGGCGCATCTTCTATTTTCGCGAGGTCGGCGCTGAACCGTCCATCCCCTTTAGCGAAAAGATCCTGTTTCAGGACAACCAGATCCTGGTCGCCTGCAAACCCCATTTTCTTCCCGTAACCCCTGGCGGACGGTATGTCGATGAATGCCTGTTGAACCGCCTGCGCACCAGCACCGGGATCGAGGAGTTGGCGCCGCTGCACCGCATAGACCGGGAAACAGCCGGTTTGGTGCTCTTTTCCGTCAACCGGGGGAGCAGGGGAATCTACGGTCAGCTCTTCATGGATGGCCGTGTTGAAAAGACCTATCAGGCTCTCGCGGCGTGTCGGCCGCTTCAGGAACCGGGAGCGTGGGACGTGGCGAACAGAATCGAGCGGGGAGAGCCGTGGTTCAGGATGAAGGCCGTACCCGGCGTTGCCAATGCCCGATCCACCATCCATCTGGTGGAGGTCAGGGGGGCGCTGGCCCGTTTTGTCCTGCACCCCCACACCGGCAAGACCCATCAGTTGCGGCTCCACATGAGCGGTCTCGGCTTCGGGATACTGAACGACCGGTACTACCCCGAGTTGCAGGCCGAGCGAGAGGATAACTTCGCAACCCCGCTCCAGCTTGTCGCTCAAAGGCTGCGCTTCAGGGACCCCCTCAGCGGCCGGGCCCGGGAATTTGTCTCCGAACGTACGCTGTTGTGGCAGCCCGCGTGA
- a CDS encoding YgjV family protein — protein sequence MLLPVAFPGRSAPVRESCWVELFSMAQCVGYGAFVLGVTAFFQKIDHRLKFFNAAECLAYAVHFMLLGNFPGAASALISSARSFLAIKIRSPLLAVAIIGLNIAVGLTLAKSWVGWFPVGASSMATLAVFTMRGIPMRLALLVSTFLWLANNIICGSIGGTLLETVIAIVNGSTMFRILRSPERRLSRGFPGAED from the coding sequence ATGCTCCTGCCGGTTGCATTTCCGGGGCGCAGCGCCCCGGTGCGGGAGTCTTGTTGGGTGGAACTGTTTTCGATGGCCCAGTGCGTCGGGTATGGCGCCTTTGTTTTGGGGGTGACGGCCTTTTTCCAGAAGATCGATCATCGCCTGAAATTCTTCAACGCCGCCGAATGCCTCGCTTATGCGGTGCATTTCATGCTTTTGGGTAATTTCCCCGGTGCGGCCAGCGCCCTGATATCGAGCGCGCGCTCGTTTCTCGCCATAAAGATCCGCTCGCCGCTCCTGGCCGTGGCGATAATCGGCCTCAACATCGCCGTCGGACTCACCCTCGCCAAGAGCTGGGTCGGCTGGTTTCCCGTGGGCGCATCGAGTATGGCCACCTTGGCGGTCTTCACCATGCGGGGGATCCCCATGAGGCTGGCTTTGCTGGTCAGCACGTTTCTCTGGCTGGCCAACAACATCATCTGCGGCTCCATTGGCGGTACGCTGCTGGAAACCGTCATCGCCATCGTCAACGGCTCGACCATGTTCCGTATTCTCAGGTCGCCCGAACGGAGATTGTCTCGGGGATTTCCCGGAGCGGAAGATTGA
- a CDS encoding LL-diaminopimelate aminotransferase — MAKINDNYLKLKAGYLFPEIGRRVRAFSEANPSARIIRLGIGDVTRPLAPAVIKAFHDAVDDLATTDKFAGYGPEQGYDWLINAIIEKSYKPLGVSLKTDEMFISDGSKCDCANILDIFALDNVVAIGDPVYPVYNDTNVMIGRTGEADDKGYYKNIVYLPCNEANGFIPALPDRKVDIIYLCFPNNPTGVVASRDELKKWVDYALANDAVIFYDAAYEAFITDSAIPHSIYEIEGAKKCAIEFRSFSKTAGFTGVRCGLVVVPEEVMGTTPAGERYSFNKLWLRRTTTKFNGASYPVQRAAAAVYSDEGWPQVRETIDYYMENARIIREGLAEAGLTVYGGVNAPYIWLKVPAGMTSWDFFDKLLHEANVVGTPGSGFGPSGEGFFRLSAFGNRDNVIEAVERIKKNLK, encoded by the coding sequence ATGGCAAAAATCAACGACAACTACCTGAAACTCAAAGCAGGCTACCTGTTCCCGGAGATCGGCCGCCGCGTGCGCGCCTTTAGCGAGGCCAACCCGAGCGCCAGGATCATCCGTCTGGGCATCGGCGACGTCACCCGCCCCCTGGCCCCGGCCGTGATCAAGGCCTTCCACGACGCCGTGGACGACCTGGCGACCACCGACAAATTCGCCGGCTACGGCCCGGAGCAGGGCTACGATTGGCTGATCAACGCCATCATCGAAAAATCCTATAAGCCGCTGGGGGTCAGTCTCAAGACGGATGAGATGTTCATCTCCGACGGCTCCAAGTGCGACTGCGCCAACATTCTGGACATCTTCGCCCTGGACAACGTGGTGGCCATCGGCGACCCGGTCTACCCGGTCTACAACGACACCAACGTCATGATCGGCCGCACCGGCGAGGCCGACGACAAGGGGTACTACAAGAACATCGTCTACCTGCCGTGCAACGAGGCCAACGGCTTCATCCCGGCCCTGCCGGACCGGAAGGTGGACATCATCTACCTCTGCTTCCCCAACAACCCGACCGGCGTGGTGGCGTCCAGGGACGAGTTGAAGAAGTGGGTCGATTACGCCCTGGCCAACGACGCGGTGATCTTCTACGACGCCGCCTATGAGGCCTTTATCACCGATTCCGCCATCCCCCATTCCATCTACGAGATCGAAGGGGCCAAGAAGTGCGCCATCGAGTTCCGCTCCTTCTCCAAGACCGCCGGGTTCACCGGCGTGCGCTGCGGGTTGGTGGTGGTGCCGGAAGAGGTCATGGGCACCACCCCGGCCGGCGAGCGGTACAGTTTCAACAAGCTCTGGCTGCGCCGCACCACCACCAAGTTCAACGGCGCCTCCTACCCGGTGCAGCGGGCCGCCGCGGCGGTCTACAGCGACGAGGGGTGGCCCCAGGTCCGGGAGACCATCGACTACTACATGGAGAACGCCCGCATCATCCGCGAGGGACTGGCGGAAGCGGGGCTCACGGTCTACGGCGGGGTCAACGCCCCCTACATCTGGCTCAAGGTGCCGGCCGGCATGACCAGTTGGGACTTCTTCGACAAGCTCCTGCACGAGGCCAACGTGGTCGGGACGCCCGGCTCCGGTTTCGGCCCCAGCGGGGAAGGGTTCTTCCGGTTGTCGGCCTTCGGGAACAGAGACAACGTCATTGAGGCGGTGGAGAGGATCAAGAAGAATTTGAAGTAG
- a CDS encoding serine hydrolase domain-containing protein produces the protein MRLFCCIISCCLFFSASPLFASDEILDYGRIATIDLLMERAISSNLIAGGVVVIGNHNGILSSTARGRLNARPDAPLLDGQTIFDLASLTKVIATAPAVMKLLDEGRISLLDPLTLWFPEFKGSELENVTIIHLLTHTSGLADFDMSTDEAMKTAVIRAAAEKNRPRPGSSFHYADINFILLGELVHRVSGRTLDAFCREEIYTPLAVPETMFLPAPNLASRIAPTLGGDGGTVQDRNARRLGSVAGHAGLFSSARDLARFARLMLAGGALDGKRILSEQAVKQMTTPFSCRNGTVVRGLGWDMNSPFSAPKGKLFSDASFGHTGYSGSSIWIDPKQDLFVVLLTNRLDYRHIRQFNKLRSDISTIAVAEFRTSGDERGPAATPELARISSDLHQKVAVGKAPVVAHRIRLVAAVSKHTKAYRQYAKKGGKNHRHKSYGRTRRA, from the coding sequence GTGCGTCTTTTTTGTTGCATCATTTCATGCTGCCTGTTTTTTTCTGCATCGCCCCTGTTCGCATCGGATGAGATTCTGGATTACGGCCGTATCGCCACCATCGATCTTCTCATGGAACGGGCCATTTCCAGCAATCTCATCGCCGGCGGCGTCGTGGTGATCGGCAACCACAATGGTATCCTCTCCAGTACCGCCCGCGGACGGCTGAACGCCCGGCCTGATGCGCCGTTGCTCGACGGGCAGACCATCTTCGATCTTGCCTCCCTGACCAAGGTAATCGCAACCGCGCCGGCGGTGATGAAACTGCTGGATGAGGGGCGCATCTCCCTGCTGGACCCCCTCACCCTCTGGTTTCCCGAATTCAAGGGATCCGAACTTGAAAACGTCACAATCATCCATCTGCTGACCCATACTTCGGGACTCGCGGATTTCGATATGAGTACGGACGAGGCCATGAAAACAGCCGTCATCAGGGCGGCGGCGGAGAAAAACCGGCCCCGGCCGGGCAGCAGTTTCCATTATGCCGATATCAACTTCATTCTGCTGGGTGAGCTCGTCCACCGGGTTTCAGGCAGGACCTTGGACGCCTTCTGCCGCGAAGAGATCTACACGCCGCTTGCCGTCCCCGAGACCATGTTTTTGCCCGCACCGAATCTCGCAAGCCGGATCGCCCCCACGCTGGGCGGTGACGGCGGCACCGTGCAGGACCGGAACGCGCGGCGCCTCGGCAGTGTTGCGGGCCATGCCGGCCTGTTCAGCTCTGCCCGGGATCTCGCCCGGTTTGCCCGCCTGATGCTGGCCGGGGGGGCGCTTGACGGCAAGCGCATCCTGTCCGAACAGGCGGTGAAGCAGATGACCACCCCGTTTTCCTGCCGCAACGGCACGGTGGTGCGCGGCTTGGGCTGGGACATGAATTCTCCCTTTTCGGCGCCGAAGGGGAAATTGTTTTCAGATGCCTCCTTCGGCCATACCGGTTACAGCGGTTCTTCCATCTGGATCGACCCGAAACAGGACCTGTTCGTGGTTCTCCTGACAAACCGCCTGGATTACCGGCACATCAGACAGTTCAACAAGCTGCGCAGCGACATCTCCACCATTGCCGTGGCGGAGTTCCGCACATCGGGCGATGAACGGGGTCCGGCGGCAACGCCGGAGCTTGCAAGAATCTCCTCGGACCTGCACCAGAAGGTGGCGGTCGGGAAGGCCCCGGTCGTTGCACACCGCATCAGGCTGGTAGCGGCGGTATCCAAGCACACCAAGGCGTATCGTCAGTACGCCAAAAAGGGCGGCAAGAATCATCGTCACAAATCCTATGGCCGGACCCGCCGGGCGTGA
- a CDS encoding GNAT family N-acetyltransferase yields the protein MKIQTVTPETRPKVYALLRRAFPGSDYEAALVEKLHGNGRALHEWVCIHTNKVIAYIAFSPAYHGNEVCGLHLAPMAVAPDFQRQGVGTELLRFALRQEAIKSQPLFVLGEPGYYSRFGFEPCRTPLCPFDADNAHFLGMRNSTADSFVVGYEPEFKPAATPPRPRGKKRRAR from the coding sequence ATGAAGATACAAACAGTGACGCCGGAAACCCGGCCCAAGGTCTATGCCCTGTTGCGCCGCGCCTTTCCCGGCAGCGACTACGAAGCCGCGCTGGTAGAGAAACTCCACGGGAATGGCCGGGCCCTGCACGAGTGGGTCTGCATCCATACCAACAAGGTCATCGCCTATATCGCCTTTTCCCCTGCCTATCACGGCAATGAGGTCTGCGGCCTGCACCTGGCGCCCATGGCCGTGGCCCCCGATTTTCAAAGGCAGGGGGTGGGCACGGAACTGCTCCGGTTTGCCCTGCGCCAGGAGGCGATCAAAAGCCAGCCCCTGTTTGTCCTGGGCGAGCCGGGCTATTACAGCCGGTTCGGCTTTGAGCCGTGCCGCACGCCCCTCTGTCCGTTCGATGCCGATAACGCCCATTTCCTGGGCATGCGAAACAGTACTGCCGACAGCTTTGTGGTGGGTTACGAACCTGAGTTCAAACCGGCTGCCACACCGCCCCGCCCCCGGGGGAAGAAGCGACGGGCAAGGTAA
- a CDS encoding mechanosensitive ion channel family protein, whose amino-acid sequence MADSALVKKAAAATSPELTEKVIFYFVDHGMQILTAIVLMGIGVFIARWVGNLIHRWLKSRAYDEPVSNLIVKVVKLLIIALIGIMSLGQMGVQITPLIAGIGVAGVGVSLAMQGLLGNLVAGLTIIFSKPFTIGDYIELLGVYGQVTDIALFSTTLLHTDNSLVIVPNRKIVGEILHNYGTIRQLDLTAAVGYGADIALALSLVNTILQQNASVLREPAPVVGIAALNESSIALAIKPWVKVEDFVPTQAAIYQAVLETFRDKKIEYPVPRRDVRLLNPLP is encoded by the coding sequence ATGGCAGACAGCGCACTGGTAAAAAAGGCAGCCGCGGCAACCTCACCGGAACTGACCGAAAAGGTAATCTTCTATTTTGTCGATCACGGGATGCAGATCCTCACCGCCATCGTCCTCATGGGCATCGGTGTGTTTATCGCCCGCTGGGTCGGCAACCTCATCCATCGCTGGCTGAAGTCAAGGGCGTATGACGAGCCGGTGAGCAATCTCATCGTCAAGGTTGTGAAGCTCCTGATCATAGCACTCATAGGGATCATGTCCCTTGGCCAGATGGGGGTGCAGATCACGCCGCTCATAGCCGGGATCGGCGTGGCCGGGGTCGGCGTCAGCCTTGCCATGCAGGGGCTCCTCGGGAACCTGGTGGCCGGATTGACGATCATCTTTTCGAAACCGTTCACCATCGGCGATTATATTGAACTCCTCGGGGTCTACGGCCAGGTAACCGACATAGCCCTGTTCTCCACCACGCTGCTGCATACGGACAATTCCCTCGTCATCGTCCCCAACCGGAAGATCGTGGGGGAGATCCTCCACAACTACGGCACGATCCGCCAGCTCGATCTGACGGCGGCCGTAGGGTACGGTGCGGACATCGCCCTGGCGCTCTCACTGGTGAACACCATCCTGCAGCAAAATGCCTCCGTCTTACGGGAACCTGCCCCTGTTGTCGGCATAGCCGCCCTCAATGAATCGTCCATCGCCTTGGCGATCAAGCCGTGGGTGAAGGTTGAAGATTTTGTTCCCACCCAGGCGGCGATCTACCAAGCCGTACTAGAAACCTTCCGGGACAAGAAGATCGAGTACCCGGTTCCCCGCCGCGATGTTCGCCTCCTGAATCCCCTCCCCTGA
- the dbpA gene encoding ATP-dependent RNA helicase DbpA encodes MNPTAFSSLHLRAPLLKNLVSLGYAEMTPVQAHSLPLILAGKDVIAKAKTGSGKTAAFGIGLLTRLDAASFRVQALVLCPTRELADQVGKELRRIARFTDNIKILTVCGGVPFGPQLTSLEHGAHVVVGTPGRLLDHLRRGSLDLSALHTLVLDEADRMLDMGFQEDISALIAAAPPKRQTLLFSATYPESIAAMSGAIQHEPVEVSVDEAHDEGAIEQVVYEVDHEQRTEAVARILGHYRPESALIFCNTKVECQEVADALISRGFAALAIHGDLEQRERDQVLICFANRSASVLVATDVAARGLDIKELPAVINYELSRNPEIHTHRIGRTGRAGEQGLAISLATPRESRVVAAIEDVLGSTITRGDLAALTPASGRPPGPPMVTLCIDGGRKNKLRPGDVLGALTGEGGIAGSEVGRIDVLDFHTYVAIMRHSVDRAVACLGGNRIKGRFFKARKLRLPF; translated from the coding sequence ATGAACCCCACAGCATTTTCATCACTCCACCTGAGAGCCCCGCTGCTCAAAAACCTGGTCTCCCTCGGCTATGCCGAGATGACGCCGGTTCAAGCCCATAGCCTGCCGCTCATCCTGGCCGGCAAGGACGTGATCGCCAAGGCCAAGACCGGCAGCGGCAAGACCGCGGCCTTCGGCATCGGCCTGTTGACCCGCCTGGACGCTGCATCCTTCCGGGTACAGGCGCTGGTGCTCTGCCCGACCCGCGAACTTGCCGACCAGGTCGGCAAGGAGCTGCGGCGCATCGCCCGCTTTACCGACAACATCAAGATTCTCACGGTGTGCGGCGGCGTTCCCTTCGGTCCCCAGCTCACCTCCCTGGAACATGGGGCCCACGTGGTGGTCGGCACCCCCGGCCGCCTGCTGGACCATCTGCGCCGCGGCAGTCTCGATCTCTCCGCCCTGCACACCCTGGTGCTGGATGAGGCGGATCGCATGCTCGACATGGGTTTTCAGGAGGACATCAGCGCCCTGATCGCCGCCGCCCCGCCCAAGCGGCAGACCCTGCTCTTTTCCGCCACCTACCCGGAGTCCATTGCCGCCATGAGTGGGGCGATCCAGCACGAACCGGTGGAGGTCAGTGTGGACGAGGCCCATGACGAGGGGGCTATCGAACAGGTCGTCTACGAGGTGGACCACGAGCAGCGGACCGAGGCGGTGGCGCGCATTCTCGGCCATTATCGGCCGGAGTCGGCTCTGATCTTCTGCAACACCAAGGTGGAGTGCCAGGAAGTGGCCGATGCCCTGATCAGCCGGGGTTTTGCGGCCCTAGCTATCCACGGCGACCTGGAGCAGCGGGAGCGGGATCAGGTGCTGATCTGTTTTGCCAACCGGAGCGCCTCGGTGCTGGTGGCTACCGATGTGGCCGCCCGCGGGCTGGATATCAAGGAGTTGCCGGCGGTGATCAATTACGAACTGTCCCGCAACCCGGAGATCCATACCCACCGTATCGGCCGCACCGGTCGCGCTGGGGAGCAGGGGCTGGCAATAAGCCTGGCGACCCCCCGGGAAAGCCGGGTGGTCGCCGCCATCGAAGATGTCTTGGGGAGCACGATCACCCGCGGCGATCTTGCCGCCCTGACCCCGGCGTCGGGCAGGCCGCCGGGCCCCCCCATGGTGACGCTCTGCATCGACGGCGGCCGCAAGAACAAGTTGCGCCCCGGGGATGTCCTGGGTGCCCTGACCGGCGAGGGGGGGATCGCCGGGAGCGAGGTCGGCAGGATCGATGTCCTGGACTTTCACACCTATGTGGCGATCATGCGGCACAGCGTCGATCGGGCCGTGGCCTGCCTGGGGGGCAACAGGATCAAGGGGCGCTTCTTCAAGGCCCGGAAACTGCGCCTGCCTTTCTGA
- a CDS encoding sensor domain-containing diguanylate cyclase → MNAGVPFRRHSITVRMTVAVCTFVILFSSLMAVASLYYFKQELKETISNQQMTLLTVVAQGIDQKLTSAQKTVVEASRDVTPGMVADPDAAQRFLDSLHSVKSLFDNGIYLFSKDGRIIAESPFLPGRRGKDISFRQFYRQTIATGKPTISTPFISTHSPGTPALNITAPVRDKNGALIAILGGSINLLQDNFLGDLSHTRIAQNGYLFLVSGDRTVIMHPDRSRIISTKIAPGANKLLDKALDGFEGVAENTTSRGVHVLSSFKRLQATDWVVGGEYPLNEAYQSIYRLERYFAVAVVLSAVLIILIIRLIMGSYTNALVRFAEHVGQISSKIGADRLFKLESKDEVGFVVQAFNAMVEDQDKKNEELFYISTHDALSGLYNRAYFDDQMDRLSAGRIAPISVVMADIDDLKVFNDRHGHAAGDVLITTVAMILLESFRAEDVVARIGGDEFAILLPGVDAVHAEIALKRVRSVADKYAAQANGLTLTISLGRATVENPAKLDEALQLADQQMYLDKVSRKLVEKESKL, encoded by the coding sequence ATGAATGCCGGGGTTCCGTTCAGGCGACACAGTATCACCGTGAGGATGACCGTGGCGGTTTGCACCTTCGTCATCCTGTTCTCGTCGCTTATGGCGGTCGCCTCCCTGTACTATTTCAAACAGGAACTCAAGGAAACCATCTCCAACCAGCAGATGACCCTGCTGACCGTCGTGGCTCAGGGCATCGACCAAAAACTGACGTCCGCCCAAAAGACGGTTGTCGAGGCGTCCCGTGACGTCACCCCCGGCATGGTTGCCGACCCGGATGCGGCGCAACGGTTTCTCGATAGTCTGCACAGCGTCAAGAGCCTCTTCGACAACGGCATCTACCTCTTCTCGAAGGACGGGCGGATCATCGCAGAATCGCCTTTTCTTCCCGGCCGGCGGGGCAAGGACATCTCTTTCCGGCAGTTCTACCGACAAACCATCGCCACGGGAAAACCGACTATCTCCACCCCTTTCATCTCGACCCACTCCCCCGGGACCCCGGCGCTCAACATCACCGCCCCGGTGCGGGATAAGAACGGCGCCCTGATCGCCATCCTGGGGGGCAGCATAAACCTGTTGCAGGACAACTTCCTGGGGGATTTGTCCCATACCCGCATCGCGCAGAACGGGTATCTCTTCCTGGTGTCCGGCGACCGGACCGTCATCATGCACCCGGACAGGTCGAGGATCATATCCACCAAGATCGCACCGGGCGCCAACAAGCTCTTGGACAAGGCGCTGGACGGCTTTGAGGGGGTGGCGGAAAACACCACCTCCCGTGGTGTGCACGTCCTGTCGTCCTTCAAACGCCTCCAAGCCACCGACTGGGTCGTGGGAGGGGAATATCCGCTGAACGAAGCCTACCAGTCGATCTACCGGCTGGAGAGATATTTTGCCGTGGCGGTGGTGCTCAGCGCTGTCCTGATCATCCTGATCATCAGGCTGATCATGGGCAGCTACACCAACGCCCTGGTGCGCTTCGCCGAGCACGTCGGGCAAATCTCATCAAAGATCGGCGCGGACCGGCTGTTCAAGCTCGAGAGCAAAGACGAGGTCGGGTTCGTCGTGCAGGCCTTCAACGCCATGGTCGAGGACCAGGACAAGAAGAACGAGGAGTTGTTCTACATCAGTACCCACGACGCCCTTTCGGGACTCTACAACCGCGCCTATTTCGACGATCAGATGGACCGTCTCTCCGCCGGCCGCATCGCCCCGATCTCCGTGGTGATGGCGGACATCGACGACCTCAAGGTCTTTAACGACAGGCACGGCCATGCGGCCGGAGACGTGCTGATCACGACCGTCGCCATGATCCTGCTGGAATCGTTCCGGGCCGAAGACGTGGTGGCCCGCATCGGCGGCGACGAATTTGCCATCCTGCTGCCGGGCGTGGATGCCGTCCATGCGGAGATTGCCTTGAAACGGGTCCGGAGCGTGGCTGACAAGTATGCTGCCCAGGCAAACGGCCTCACCTTGACCATCTCCCTGGGGCGCGCCACGGTTGAGAACCCGGCCAAGCTGGATGAAGCCCTGCAACTGGCCGACCAGCAGATGTACCTGGACAAGGTGAGCCGCAAGCTGGTGGAAAAGGAATCGAAACTGTAG
- a CDS encoding DUF445 domain-containing protein, with product MDNRKRLLIRNKTIATGLMIGAALLFVVARLHKGQGAWEWAAAFAEAAMVGALADWFAVVALFRHPLGVPIPHTAIIKNKKAVIAGNLAGFIRDKFLATDTLIARLREYNPAGHLAVYLMSRDNAAGLAKGVTRVLADSLDFIHDERVQRLLRAALGNRLESFDLSTAAGGMLDALRKDNRHQIVLDDLLRRCAAWLATDEAQTGLANAIDTLCTKEYPLLSAFIPNRDQFAKGVGEKVAHRINAFIQEVNADPCHEVRYRFDTTVTEFIARLKSDPALRAKVETIKGEVVHNQAIADYARSIGSDLKSWLSDDLHRPESQVQEKIGAVVAGIGATLSHNGELQESLNAYLERLLLHHGDTLRSAVAGHISGTMQQWESADYTNEIELSIGSDLQFIRMNGTLVGGMIGLLLHAVSLLLG from the coding sequence GTGGACAACAGAAAACGACTACTGATCAGAAACAAGACAATCGCCACGGGATTGATGATTGGTGCGGCCCTGCTGTTTGTTGTGGCTCGCTTGCACAAGGGGCAGGGGGCCTGGGAGTGGGCCGCCGCCTTTGCGGAGGCGGCCATGGTCGGCGCATTGGCGGACTGGTTTGCCGTGGTGGCGCTGTTCCGCCACCCCCTGGGGGTGCCCATACCCCATACGGCCATCATCAAGAACAAGAAGGCAGTCATTGCCGGGAACCTGGCCGGCTTTATCCGCGACAAGTTCCTGGCCACCGATACCCTGATCGCCAGGCTGCGGGAGTACAACCCGGCCGGGCATCTTGCCGTGTACCTCATGTCCAGGGATAATGCCGCCGGCCTGGCCAAGGGGGTGACCCGCGTACTGGCCGACTCCCTGGATTTTATCCATGACGAGCGGGTGCAGCGGTTGTTGCGGGCCGCCCTGGGCAATCGGCTGGAAAGCTTCGACCTCTCCACTGCCGCCGGGGGGATGCTCGATGCCCTCAGAAAGGACAACCGCCATCAGATCGTGCTCGACGACCTGTTGCGCCGCTGCGCCGCGTGGCTGGCGACCGACGAGGCGCAGACCGGGCTGGCCAACGCCATCGATACCCTGTGTACGAAAGAATATCCGCTCCTGAGCGCCTTCATCCCCAATCGGGACCAGTTCGCCAAAGGGGTGGGGGAAAAGGTCGCGCACCGGATCAACGCATTTATCCAGGAGGTTAATGCCGATCCGTGCCATGAGGTCCGGTACCGGTTCGATACCACCGTGACCGAGTTCATTGCCCGGCTGAAATCCGACCCGGCACTGCGCGCCAAGGTCGAGACGATCAAGGGTGAGGTCGTCCATAACCAGGCCATAGCCGATTACGCCCGGAGCATCGGCAGCGATCTGAAGAGTTGGCTGAGCGACGACCTGCACCGGCCCGAGTCACAGGTGCAGGAGAAGATCGGGGCGGTGGTTGCGGGCATCGGCGCGACCCTGTCCCACAATGGGGAGTTGCAGGAGTCGTTGAACGCATACCTGGAACGGTTGCTGCTGCACCACGGAGATACCCTGCGGAGCGCGGTTGCCGGGCATATCTCCGGCACCATGCAACAGTGGGAAAGCGCTGACTATACCAACGAGATCGAACTGAGCATCGGCTCCGACCTGCAGTTTATCAGGATGAACGGCACCCTGGTGGGCGGCATGATCGGCCTGCTGCTGCACGCCGTTTCCCTGCTGCTCGGGTAG